From the Octopus sinensis unplaced genomic scaffold, ASM634580v1 Contig18731, whole genome shotgun sequence genome, the window TTCCGGAAATTCAACGTGATCGTTGCATTTTGTTCACtgaaaatcaaattgagtattACTGATATCCAAAAAATTTGTTGGAGTTGAGCAATTCGTTTATTGGCCTGTCTTCGATGCTCTCGTtctgaaatgaatatttaataaaagaCCGAAAAAGTTACATCCAtattgaaatacatttatttgaattaattttcacAATTAATTTTTTTGAAACGTTTATTATCTCAATATTGTTATCCAAGGCCAACAACTCACGGAGGACCTTCTTCTGCTCTCCAATATTCACATAATTGTCGTACTCTTTTGCTGTCATGATCATCTCCTTTTTAACCAACTAAACATCTTTTGGGAATTCTACACTCTTCCAGATTTGGTCCTCACGGTTATTGTCACCAGTTTTTTCATCGACTTcttgtgaatattttttttagctttctttcagtttatgtgaTGCGTTTTTGCTTTCAATTTAAGATTTTTCATCTGAGGCAAGTAGATTTCGTTTTTTCATAATGTTCTCGATTGTTAATTTTCCTTCTTCTAGTGCCTTTGATTCCTCTTTGGTCAATGACAACTTTTTTTTGATAAGTCGACCACTTTTTTCCGAGTAGTTGCTGTGTTGAGGACCTTTTGATATAAAAATTGCTGTTTTATGACTTTCCTTTGATTTtactgttttttcttgttttcagtcGATTAACTTGCGTTTTGCTCAAAAATGTTTTTTCCTCATAATCTCCTCTAACGTGACCTTCCCTTCATCCAGTGCTTTAGCCTCTTGTTCAGTCAAAAAAATCTTTTTCTGAACGATCTTTTCACTTTTTGTGCGGACTGTGGCAGTGACCGAATGCTGCATTTTATCCTAAACGTATTTAATCTGGattgaatttcttttaaaaaggTTTAGCCTTCCAGGCTTTGAGTTTCGCATCTTTGCTAATTTCACcacgtttttttaaaaacatcctCGAGATTTAGAGTCTCACTTTAGATAGCTTCGTACTCCTCCTTGTTCAGATAATGTCTTTCTCAAACAAACGGCTACTTTTTGTTCTGATGAGGGTTTTTATAACCGTTGGTTCCTCCTCATATTAATTAATGATGTCCCTTTCATATTACTTGCCAGACAAATCAATTATTTTACGTTAATGTATTCCGTCAAGCATTTTTTTGTAATCTGACATATCCCGGGCCAAAGATACGTTGCTAAGATGATTGAATTATTTAATTCTTCAGAAACAACATACAGTCAACCCTTGTTAATCCGAACTTCAATAATCcgaatttttttaattgaaattataaatgtTCTAGCTTTTTCCTGCCAAATTTGATTCAATGCTCCGAAAATTCAATAATCCGCAATCCGAACGCTAGAATTAATAGAATTTCGGATTAATTGACCGAGAGGTTATACTAAATGTGGATGAAACAGGACCTTTTTTCAAGCATTTCCTACAATAACGATTTTATTAAGTAAAGAAAAGGCGTAAAACAGGCCTGGCCAACCCAAATCGCATCGCGGGCCACTTTGTCCAAATGAATCCTTTCCGCGGgccgcatatacatgtacatactaaggatagatatcaaaacaacacagataagattttatttagtaaaatagcattcagtccaattatacgtatcaatgagaaatctgtttttctttatcttcacttaattttttcaaatcaacTTCACAATTACTAGTTGCACATCTTAATTGGTTTTCTAAGTTTTTATCTGTTAAAGAAGATCTATATCTACTTTTACTAAACTTTAATTTCGAAAAGAATGATTCACATACGTAAGTAGATCCAAAGGAGCTTACAACTCTTTGTGCAAAAATTCTTAAGTTGGGATATTTTTCTGCAGTCACATATTTGTTATAAAAGTCAATTTTGGATATAGTAGGATAAACAAGTCTTAGTTCACTGTTGCACTGTAGGTCAATTATTTCCGTCTGCAACGTATTTGAAACAATAGAAACGTCAAcatgaaatggagaagaaaatgtttcaaacattttctcatatttttttagttCCGAGAATCGACTGTCAAATGCTGCagcaagattttttatttcatcagcgtacttgaagaaatttttacaatggctgattttaaattgatttagcgttggaaaatgttgatcatttccatttcttatttgacATTCAAACAATGACAATTTCATTCGAAATGCTTTGACTTGATGGCATGCATTAGTAATCAAATTATCCTGtccttgtaactccttgtttaattgattaattttttcgGTTATATCTACCAAAAGCACAGATCTAGCATccattcttcatcatttaattcaGTTAATGTCATTTTCTTATGCATCATAAAACTTTTGATTTCTTCTCTCAAGTCGAAAAAACGTTTTAAACATTTTCCGCGACTCAGCCATCTGACATTGGAAAAATACACAAGATCACCATAGTGAGAATATAACTCGTTCAATAATTCTTTAAACTGGCGATGTTGAAGTGCATGAGAACGAATGAAGTTTATAGTTCTTACAACCACACTCATAACATGGTTCATAGACAACACTTGCGCGCACAAATTGTGTTGATGTATCAAGCAGTGTAttacaaataaatcattttttatgcTTCTTGACTCCATCTCATCCATTATTAGCTTTACAACTCCTTTATTTCTTCCAATCATAGCCGGCGCCCCATCTGTTGTCAATCCAGCAAGGGTCTCTAAATTCGCTCCATTGTCGGATAAACATTTCATAACAGCTTGGAAAATATCTTCGCCCTTtgtagtatctttcaaactgacaagGTTAAGCATTTcttgtttcacttgaaaagattCGGTAACTCCACGAATATATACTACAAGTTGAGACGTGTCTGATATATCCGTGCATTCGTCAAAGGCCAAAgaataacttttgaaatattttatttgatcacGCAAAGTCACCacaatttcatttgaaatgtcATTAACCCTGCGACATATGGTTTGACGTGACAAGCTAATGTTTGAAAACTTTTTAGTTTTATCTGGCAAAATGTCTTTCACGACAGCATCCAAACACTCTTTTACGAATTCTCCATCCGAAAATGAtttcattctctttgaaattatCATTGCAACAGAGTAGCTTGCTTTAACAGTATCAGAAGAAGAGTGTATCGATGAATTTAATAGTCTTTGCTGATTTCTCAATTCAGATTTAAGCGAATCCAGTTTCCTTGTTTTCAATTCCTTACTAAATTTCGCGTATTCGGAATGCTTTGTTTCATAATGTCTTCTTacattgtactctttcaccaccgatACTTTCTCCTTGCAAATTAAACATGTTGGCTTGGAATTATGCATTATAAAAAAGTAATCTTCTTCCCAATGATTGCTGAATTGCctgttttcttcaaaattttccttttcttcatattgataacagctacaaaaatagataaactttaaaatttattaaacttataaaatttatctttatttattaaacttaagaaaaatttatcttgaaTGTATTTATAGGTTAACTACATACAAAATTTCTCTCGCGGGCCGCACCAAACTCCATCGCGGGCCTTGGGTTGGCCAGCCCTGGCGTAAAACAATCTAAAGTTCGAATAACTGTTGCTTTATGTTTTAATGAACTGGATCAATTAAAATGACAACTTTTGTTATTGAGCACAGCAAGAaatcaaaaaattttatttacttctttatgaGGCGCCAGGTCACATTTTGAAGAACAATTTTTCAAACATTGAAGTTATAAACTTCCAAAGAACTCAACTGCTCATCTTCAATCAATGGATgcaggaataataaaaaaatctaaaacatcattacagaaaaaaattagtgGTTGATTATATGAACTCGCTTGATTGATTATCATTGGGCTTTTTTGTTAATCTTAGACATGCAATATTGTTATTTCACAAAACTTGGTAAGTGTGAAACAAGAAACTATCAGTAATTGTGTCAAAAAATTGGAATTGACAGAGAGGAAGGATGTCTTTTGAAAGAAAACTACATGTTACTGTGGTTGTTCACAGATGCATGTCTAGGGGGACCCGGAGAAACAAATTTGAATCGTTTTGTTGTCAGAGCTTTCCCGGATCCAATAACTGAATCAATATCATTTTGGAAAAACATGTAGGACAATACAAGTGACAATGTGATCAGGGAAGCGTGTTGCATTGCCTTGTCAGTTGAATACGGTGTAGTCAACAATACATCATTTAGAAATCTCATAGAGTCACCTCAG encodes:
- the LOC115231547 gene encoding general transcription factor II-I repeat domain-containing protein 2A-like, translating into MHNSKPTCLICKEKVSVVKEYNVRRHYETKHSEYAKFSKELKTRKLDSLKSELRNQQRLLNSSIHSSSDTVKASYSVAMIISKRMKSFSDGEFVKECLDAVVKDILPDKTKKFSNISLSRQTICRRVNDISNEIVVTLRDQIKYFKSYSLAFDECTDISDTSQLVVYIRGVTESFQVKQEMLNLVSLKDTTKGEDIFQAVMKCLSDNGANLETLAGLTTDGAPAMIGRNKGVTEIIDLQCNSELRLVYPTISKIDFYNKYVTAEKYPNLRIFAQRVVSSFGSTYVCESFFSKLKFSKSRYRSSLTDKNLENQLRCATKREHRRQANKRIAQLQQIFWISVILNLIFSEQNATITLNFRKSRTTAWSEVSLKTSSKYADIDFRSDEAYYKNLNSYDTFIETERSKKRPNCLEECPQLAQKTKK